The following nucleotide sequence is from Pseudomonadota bacterium.
AGTATCCCACTATATCCCATATATTCCGGGATTTATTAGGACTTCCGTGGATGGTGCTGGACAGGTAAGTGGCGGAGGGGGTGGGATTCGAACCCACGGTACACTCGCGTGTACAACGGTTTTCGAGACCGCCCCATTCGACCACTCTGGCACCCCTCCGAGGCTGTCCAGCGAGACGAGGGATTACATAAACTACCGGCTTCGCGGCAGCAAGCCGGGTGATGGCCCAGGTGACGGCAGTGCGGGCGGCGCAAACCGGCAAAAGAGCTGGAAAACGGCCGCATGATCGCTATATAATCGCCGCGTAATCACCGCGCCACATATTGACAGTACAATCTGCCGCGCTATAGTGCCGCGCCGAGGCTGTCAGGGCCTCAACACACATGAAATCCGGAATTAAAAAGCCATGTTCGCTGTCATAAAAACCGGCGGGAAGCAGTACCGCGTTTCGCCGCGCGACGTCATACGGGTCGAGCGGCTTTCTTCGCCAGCCGGCGAGGTTATTGAGCTGACCGACGTGCTGGCCATGGGCCGGGATGACGGCTTGAAGTTGGGCCAGCCGCTGGTTGAAGGCGCGCGCGTCGCTGCCACCGTGCTCGAACACAGCCGCGCCGATAAGATCCTTGTTTTCCACAAGCAACGGCGCAAAAATTTCCGCCGTACGCAGGGCCACAGGCAGAATCAAACGGTGCTGCGCATCGAAGAGATCCTGGCCCAGGGCGAAACCTTCACACCGCCCCCGCCGGCGCCGGAAAAGAAGCCCGCCAAAAAGCAGGCGTCCGTGAAAAAAGTGACTAAATCCAAGGCGGCAGGCGACGCAGATACCAAGAGCGCCGCCAAGCCAAGAGCCAAGGGCGCTGTAGCGAAAAAGCCAGCCGCCAAGAAAAGCCCGGCCAAGAAAAGCCCGGCTGAGAAAAGCGCTGCGGACAAATCTCAAGATGAGGAGACGTCGTAATGGCACATAAGAAGGCAGGTGGCTCTTCACGCAACGGCCGCGATACCGCTGGCCGACGCCTCGGCATCAAGAAATCCGGCGGCCAAGCCGTCATCGCCGGAAATATCATCGCCCGCCAGCGCGGGACGAAATGGCATCCCGGTGAAAATGTCGGCATGGGGCGTGACCACACTATATTCTCCCTCATCGAGGGACGGGTGAAGTTCACCAACAAATCCGGCGGAAAATCCGTGATCAATGTGGAGTCGGCAGTCTAACTCCGGATTTTCGGCGCACGGCTAACGAGGGAGCGGCGCGCCGCTCCCTTTTGTTTTTTGTGATCTGGGCAAGCT
It contains:
- the rplU gene encoding 50S ribosomal protein L21, whose product is MFAVIKTGGKQYRVSPRDVIRVERLSSPAGEVIELTDVLAMGRDDGLKLGQPLVEGARVAATVLEHSRADKILVFHKQRRKNFRRTQGHRQNQTVLRIEEILAQGETFTPPPPAPEKKPAKKQASVKKVTKSKAAGDADTKSAAKPRAKGAVAKKPAAKKSPAKKSPAEKSAADKSQDEETS
- the rpmA gene encoding 50S ribosomal protein L27 → MAHKKAGGSSRNGRDTAGRRLGIKKSGGQAVIAGNIIARQRGTKWHPGENVGMGRDHTIFSLIEGRVKFTNKSGGKSVINVESAV